From Desulfonatronum thiosulfatophilum, a single genomic window includes:
- a CDS encoding methyl-accepting chemotaxis protein, with amino-acid sequence MMLNLANLNIGKKLGWGFGLLVGIAVLLGLVGHYGISRTEQALRDIGSHRLQGVTSLLEIKAEAEKLRGAQRILGIPGIAIQDRRQQYELMQVMSRRLHAAQEIFSSLEHDQQDAELWREFTTAWDAWQVESTLFMDISREFDALGIADPIAVSRQIERFMKDHYILVQEVLHLVYRDDTFTGGDDPAACNFGRWLPSFSTDNQELHELLRAFIAPHHRFHDSVGRIKQAMGQDSRGQAEALYMAEMIPSMQEVFFRFREMLDIANRSARLLETALTQLLGPLTERQEEALIILDQLVSRNLEMAEDTLREAKAQSSLLQTVSLIAMGLGLLLGIFLAVTITRSVSRPINSGVDLLKRISAGDLRKEVPETLRERQDEIGVLARALHEMSTAFRTQLQEIAEVSASLGASAGQISASVTQVTSGAQESAAAVTETVATVEEVKQTAQITSHKARDVADNAQKGLRTAQAGQQTTETLAQGMERINEQMISIADTIMKLSDQTQAIGEITASVDDIAEQSNLLAVNAAVEAARAGEQGRGFAVVAQEIRSLAEQSKQATRKVRAILNDIQKATAAAVMATEQGGKAVDQGVHEAREATAAIQSLNKTFTESVQSAAQIAAANKEQLLGMDQVSQAMVNIKEAGNQNVSAMRQLEAAARGLRDMGLKLSELIGKYKV; translated from the coding sequence CCAGTCTTCTGGAAATCAAGGCCGAGGCAGAAAAGCTGCGCGGCGCCCAGCGCATTCTGGGCATCCCTGGGATAGCCATCCAGGATCGACGCCAGCAGTATGAACTGATGCAGGTCATGAGCCGGCGCCTGCACGCCGCACAGGAGATTTTTTCCTCTCTGGAGCACGACCAGCAGGATGCTGAACTGTGGCGAGAGTTCACAACGGCCTGGGACGCCTGGCAGGTCGAGAGCACGCTCTTCATGGACATCAGCCGGGAGTTCGACGCACTTGGCATTGCCGATCCCATAGCAGTTTCCCGACAAATCGAACGGTTCATGAAGGACCACTATATCCTGGTTCAGGAGGTGCTCCACCTCGTCTACCGCGACGACACGTTCACCGGGGGCGATGATCCCGCGGCCTGCAACTTCGGACGCTGGCTGCCCTCTTTCTCCACGGACAACCAGGAACTGCACGAACTGCTGCGCGCCTTCATCGCCCCCCATCACCGCTTTCACGACTCCGTCGGCCGGATCAAGCAGGCCATGGGACAAGACAGCCGCGGTCAGGCTGAAGCTTTATACATGGCCGAAATGATCCCAAGCATGCAGGAAGTGTTCTTCCGGTTCCGGGAAATGCTGGACATAGCCAACCGTTCAGCCCGACTCCTGGAAACCGCCCTGACCCAGCTTCTGGGCCCGCTGACCGAGCGGCAGGAAGAAGCCCTGATCATCCTGGACCAGTTGGTGTCCCGGAACCTGGAAATGGCCGAGGATACGCTCCGCGAGGCCAAAGCCCAGAGCTCGCTGCTCCAGACCGTCAGTCTGATCGCCATGGGCTTGGGGCTGCTCCTGGGTATTTTTCTGGCCGTGACCATCACGCGCAGCGTCAGCCGCCCCATCAATTCCGGCGTGGACCTGCTGAAACGAATCAGCGCAGGAGATTTGCGGAAGGAAGTGCCCGAGACCTTGCGGGAGCGTCAGGACGAAATCGGCGTTCTGGCCAGGGCCCTGCACGAAATGAGCACGGCGTTCAGGACGCAACTTCAGGAAATCGCCGAGGTTTCCGCATCCCTGGGCGCATCCGCCGGCCAGATTTCCGCCTCGGTCACCCAGGTCACCTCCGGGGCCCAGGAAAGCGCCGCCGCCGTGACCGAAACCGTGGCCACGGTGGAGGAGGTCAAGCAAACCGCCCAGATCACCAGCCATAAGGCCCGGGATGTGGCGGACAATGCCCAAAAAGGTCTACGCACCGCCCAGGCCGGGCAGCAGACCACCGAAACCCTGGCCCAGGGTATGGAACGGATCAACGAGCAGATGATTTCCATCGCCGACACCATCATGAAACTCAGCGATCAGACCCAGGCCATCGGGGAGATCACCGCCAGCGTGGACGACATTGCGGAGCAGTCCAACCTCCTGGCGGTCAACGCCGCGGTGGAAGCGGCCCGGGCCGGAGAACAGGGGCGGGGTTTCGCCGTGGTGGCCCAGGAAATTCGCAGCCTGGCGGAACAGTCCAAGCAGGCCACGCGCAAGGTGCGCGCCATCCTCAACGACATCCAGAAAGCCACTGCCGCCGCGGTCATGGCGACGGAACAAGGCGGCAAGGCCGTGGATCAAGGCGTGCATGAGGCCCGGGAAGCCACGGCCGCCATCCAGAGCCTGAACAAGACCTTTACGGAGTCGGTCCAGTCCGCCGCCCAGATCGCGGCCGCGAACAAGGAGCAACTTTTGGGCATGGATCAGGTTTCCCAGGCCATGGTCAATATCAAGGAAGCCGGGAACCAGAACGTGTCCGCCATGCGCCAACTCGAGGCCGCTGCCCGCGGGTTGCGCGACATGGGTCTCAAGTTGAGCGAATTGATCGGGAAGTACAAAGTCTGA